From the Schistocerca piceifrons isolate TAMUIC-IGC-003096 chromosome 2, iqSchPice1.1, whole genome shotgun sequence genome, the window GGTAACAATCATCTACAGCTAAGTTTGGATGTTAACAAGTGTTGTCATCAGTGCTTTTACTGCTTAACGTTTCCTTTTgaatatttcaaaaactacttcTTTCAAATCATCTTGAATATCATCAATGAAATGCTAAAAATGGAATGAAGAGAGAcatgaaaaattgttttaaaatgcaAGATTCTCCATTAGTGAGAGCACGACTGCACCAGTGCTGGCTGCCAAGTAATGTAATACGCTACTGACTAATCAGAGTGCACTCGCCGGAGTGGCGTACCTTTCTAGGCTGTGTACCTTGGCACCCACATCTGCtttcatttttaacattttgtcCATAAGATGTACTTCAGTACAAAGTTTGTTTGGGGCTACCATCACTTGGAAAATGCTGTCCACATCAGTGTTCATATCTAACGAAGGAGGTTGAAATTTGTCCACTGGCAGAATATGTCCCCCTTTATTTTACAATAATTGCACGTCGCCCAATGCTTTGTGCACATGGCCCACTCATGTTGAACAAAGCAATAAGGGCATGATGGAGGAGAGGCACAAGGCCACTGttgtgaagtggactgctgtggctgTTTAGCAGAACACTGCCCACTGCACCGAAGAGACTGTGGTTGCATGGCTGCAACATCATCTTCCCCTTGCAATCTAACTGAGGCAGCTGAGAAGGAGAAGCAATGGTGGCTACTTTCCACAAACTTCTATCTAATTTCCGGTTTTCCTAGATACTTCAAAAGACTGGACAATGTTCAAAACTGGGATTCGCATATTGTAAAGTGCATTCACGAACTTCTCTATCAGGGGCGAAGTGTTTTGTAACATCATGAACCATGGAATCAAAATATGAGTTTTGGTGAGCTTAAGTAACAAATTGGCAAACAGCTAAGCCCATGATGCTCCACTGCCCAAGCTCTGTATGGCTGTTGCACTAGAACTCaacatgagcagcaacaacatgagTGTATTTACAATGCTAAGTAGAAAGCAGCTGACACATTTCATCGTGAGAGAGATTGGCAGCTTCCTGAAGAGGAACTAGCTGACACAAAAGGTGATAAACATGAAGAGAATCAAAGTCTGACACATGTTGGAGTCGGCAACATCAAAAGCTTGGAAATTTTGCCAAAGATATTTTTCATGTGTGTCCTAGTCTTCTGTGGGATCATCATACAGAGGAAACAAGGGGGGGATATGGCTGCATCAGTGGCTGTGAACCCTGGTGCGTCAACGATGCTGCCAAATGGTTTTGCGTGATGGCGAGAGCCTGCTGCTGGTTTGTGAGAGCTCACTGCCGTTCACCGAAGTATTGAAGAATTTCTTCCATTGACAAATTGGCCACAGTGAACTGCAAATGAAACAGGTGGAGTGGAATATCACACTTGTTGTCAAAAATATTGTAACGATGCACAAACACAATATCAGAATTCCCACCAACCAACTTTTATTATGCTTCCACGTGAAGGAATATACTAAGACACTGAATGACACAGTAATTAGCACAAATACACATAGCCAAGGAGTACATCAGGGCACAGTCTAACAGTGAAATATGTACAGTGTGcgccaaataaaagtggcccgtagAACAGAGtgccagggtacaaagaaacacagcacaggaaaggaaatacaatactaacctgatgatagtagatgttgaaagtgaccactattCAGATCTTGGCCTTGTTTGGGCGAAGGTGGACTAccggaattgctgcagtctcatctgaaatgttctgctgcagttcttgaaggctgagggttgttgcgatacatcttggacttgagggctccccacacaaagtaattgcacactgacagatcaggtgatctggtGGCCAGCTGCGGCTACGACCATATGACCTCTACTAACAAAGATTGTGTGAATGTGCACCAAGGTTCGGCagttgtatgggcagttgctccatcctgttggaagtaactgtaggtctttttctTCTCTGTTAATGTGTAAATTCATGTCCAATCATGTCCACTCATcagggtcacttttatttgccccaccctgtatttgtCAAGTAAACATTACAGTGACCAAGGACCCAGTATGCCGTCTTACATAAGGTTGTGTCgatgtgagcagtctctttagacCGGCCATGGAGGCATTCGCTGTTTAGTCATGTTACAACAGAATAGCATTGCAAAAAATGACATTTGtaggacaacttgactaaaagaaggaattggtttATAGGACATATCCTGAAGCATGAAGGAATTGTCCATTTGGTAGTGAAGGGAACTGTATGGGTTAACAGTTGACGAGggggaccaaggcttgaatacagtaagcaagttcaaatgtatATAGGTTGCAGTACCATGCctgaatgaagaggcttgcattggATAgactagcatgtagagctgcaccaaaccaattTTCAGACTCAAGACCACAAAAATCACAAACATTCTATTTTATGGATTGTAGTGTGAATATTTGTAGAAGAATGATTCTAAATACCAATAAATTGCAAGAACATTGCAGAAGGTTATATGTAAAAGACTTCAAATGACAGTTCAATCTAGTctgtttattacattttctttGAAACTAATATATCCATTCATACCATCCTTTAGGTCTGTGCTCTGGAAATAGTGTGCAGTTGTTATTCCATGTGTGTTGCAACAATACTACTGTTAATTAGTCTAGAAGTAAAGAGGTTTATACAAGGAAAAATTCAATAGAGATGGATGAATGAGCAAGTAATAAATGTTAAGTTAGGTCTGTGTTCTGTGTAGTAGTTCAGTGTTACTTACATTGAACtttttacattttctgtgaattcattttatcatttttaattttttcttttctttttatttcagattGTGGATGAAGCAACAAAACAAGCAGCTGTTGTTGATCCTGTGGATCCTGACAAAGTACTGCAGGCTGTACAGCAGGAAGGAGTGAATTTAACAACTGTTCTTACAACTCATCATCACTGGTAAAGAAAATGATATTTCTTCATTACATTACAGGAACCTTGTTGTGTGTGAAAAATGACAACACCCAAATGTAATGGATCAAGGCTTGCAGCGGTGGGAAGGGAGAGGGTAGCATATCTGTTACCCAGACTTCTTGTGACATACCTAATTCTTATTGTATAGAAATTTTGTGGCTGAAAAATTAGTGTTTGGCAAAGCCTCACACTTGGTAGCAAGAGCGTGCACATACTGTAGCAATGTGTGGACCTACAATGAATCTAAATAGAACACTTGACTTAAATTTGAAAGATGAGATTCACTTAATACTTGTAATGAAACTTATGgcacttttctcattgttttcttccgtATCTGTTACATTCATTTCTACACATAAGTCCTGATTAACACACTAACAAACACCAGTACTTGTCTGTTCACTGTTGCCATCCGTTTATGATGAAACACTCCCGTCTCTTCGTAGTTGGTAAACCTACATTAGGATGCACGTTTGCTACACAAACATGAATCTGGTGTTACACCTGCTTTCATTTCTTGCTATCAGTCCTCCATTGTAATTGTTACAGACTTTCCCCATCATCTTGACCACTgcctgaaaaactgaaaacttccAGCTATCTTAAATACAAAATATACTGGGACATTTTATGCCACTGATGGCCCTGCCCCTTAGTCACATGAGTCATGAAAAGCTCATTTGCAAGATATATTCCATGCACCTACTGAGCATATCCTGTTCCATTCCTATCACAAGCATATCTTAACGTTATCAGAGTCAGGACCATCTGTAAAAACAGTCATGGCATATATGAACTCTGCTGCAACTTCTGCTTCTTTTTATGTTTTCAGTATGCCTATTTTTGACTATTCATGCTTCTGTTTCTGTTCTGTTCTTATTTCTAACATGGCGCACTGTCTTGgttctaatttctcagattttaaAACGTTATCTGTTGCAAGCATTTCATTATTGCATTTCCTCTTCTCCAGTGCTGATGTGACTTCTTTAAATTAGGGTCATCAGTTGCTTTTCTACTTAGATACTGAATAATTTTAGTCGTTCCACTTCGCTGTTTCGCTTATTTTAGCTTAATATCTATGTGAGCATATAGATATTTATCATGAACGACATTTATTTGCTGTAATAATGGAGGCCTGTTAATCGTGATTGTTGTTACTTTTCATGTAGCTACTAGTAGGCATCTTTAGTTTTTAAATCTAGATATTGAGCTGATTTTTGCAAAGGAGTACAGTGGAACTTTGATTATACGTTCTCTGATTCTACATTTCTCATGATCATACACCATAAATTCATAGCCCCTATGAAAAACCCATAAAAGAATGCTAAAtattctctaattttacgttcctTTGTAGTAAGACTCTGCATTCTTGCTCAACGTCTTGCTTGACTTGCTTGTTTTCTTCCTTTTGACATTTGATGTGGATGAACAAGTTGAGTGGCACAAAAGACAGATGGTTTACACCAAGGGTGATGACGGAGTTAGGGGAATATTTTACGCCGTTGTGGAGAGGGGAGACAAGAGAAAAGAAATGCTGATTTAATCCATGATTAGCTTTGCCAACACAATTTGTAACATTTAGCTCCACTGCGCAATTATGATAAAACTACTGCTAGGTTGAGGCAGCAATGGAAAAATCGGACAGTCGATGTGAAGTGTTCCGGTCCGAGCTTACATGTGATGAAGGGGCCCATCCACCTTCTCTTGTGCCACTTACCACTCAATCTCGTCTTTCTGCATgtatttctgatgtactgtattcagtaacaatgtaaattgtcaacgttttaaattcaaacactgattCTCGAAAAACATCCTCATTCAGAACCAACGAAACGTTGACCATTTCCAGCTAACGAGTTCTTACTGGCTGGCGACTTGTTATGTCACCCAGCAGTCAGTGCcgccaccacaccacaccacacgaaCACATGTAAAAATGAGGTAATCGAACCATTTCCCAATACACTACTGCCACAAATTATACCTTAAACCACACAGTTTTGAGGATTCTTTGATTTAAGTTCaccttgaaaatagaaaaaaattatagcTTATGTAGTGAAAAGTGTGAAATATGGTGAATACTGCCAGATTATCTCATCTTGGATGTTCGTTTTTCACCTGCAGTCAATAGCTGTATAGCATGGCGACGTCACGCTAATGCAGTGGCTTCTAGTGTATAGAGTGATAAACAGCAAGCTTATTTGGGATCAGTGTAATTAAAACTGATCAGCTTAATAATTCTGATTAATCCAATGCCAAAGGGTTAAGCTTGACAGGAAACTCTTTATTCAATGAAAACAGGAATCTAATTAATTGTGAACTAGATTGTCAATACAGAACCAAAAACATGGAACATAAAAAACTTAAGAATAAACATTGTGCATGGAGAATGCACAAGCATgggtgcacagaggcattcagacagtcgctCATCCCATTCTccctacatgaatggaacaggaagaaactctaataaatggtacaatgggacatatcctctgccgttgacctcatggtggtttgcagagtatagacacaGATGCAGTCATGGCATTACCAATGGTCTTTAGACTGTAGACTTTTGTGAGCACATGCAAATGACTTTGTGTGGAGTATTTGCATCtcaattattcatttatataggAGTGTGTGTGCCACAATACGATATTTCAAAGCAAGGATGCAGTGAAAATGTATCCCATATGTGTCCTTatcattaaatgtcaattaataacaCAGCAACAACACGAGGCTTGGGTAAACAAGACTTGAGACAACAGTCGTACAATTAAGCCTTAGCATAAAGGATAACGATATGGTTGACATATTGAAAGGATGTAGGTTCACAACCCACAACGATTCTTCATCATAGTGTTAACACAGTCTGGGATTCATTATGAATATAATACTAGTATGTTCTCATTTAACATTTCCATCTGAttagaggaaaaataaaaaaaaaaaactgtgccgcTGGTGGTGGTCAGGCAGACACAGACATAACCTTGACAGCAGCAATTCAGCTGTTACACCACATGACACTGCAGGTGCATACACTGTGCGACACTTCACTTCTCCGTACTAGCTTGTAACAGTTGTCATGTTGGATGCTATAGGTGTATTGCAAATGGAATGACCACAGCTTCCACTTAGGTTTCATTTATATATAGTTGTACGTCATACACTTTTCACTACTGTGCATTAATTTTACTTACGGTAGTTCTGCTTGCAGCCCTTAGACAGACTCCAGAATGTACAGTGCCCCTACTGACTGCAGCCAACGTAGGCTACTCCCTTTGCTATGTGCAGCATTGTAGTGAACAGGACGTGTTTAGTGAATGGTTGCATGATGACTTGTTCATCTTTGTTGTAGTCCTCAATGTCTTTTAATGCTTTCTGATGGCAGACAAAGAAACATTGAAATCACATTAGGCTTAACTGTATTTCACATTCACTGGTATAAATATGTACCACATGTGAAGGAAAACTTGTGTGTATATACATGTTTTCACAAAACTTGCTGTGTTTGCTCTACAGCAAGCGACAAGTTCGAAGTAAAAGCAGTGCACATAGGCAATATTGTAGAATGCTCCGCTTCAACCACTCAGCACAATGAACAAGGAAAAGACCATAAGCACTGTGCTCACTGCTCACCTCACCAGAGTACATTGCACTGCTATTGGCTGCAGAagtaacacccccctcccccccccccaccccaccgccccccgccacacacacacacacacacacacacacacacacacacacacacacacacacacacacaccttttcggATGCCGTTTGTCTTTCATTGTACTTCACAGTTTTTGGTTTAATTCACCATGTTgcatcaatttttacttttttctggGTGATCACTAAGGAAAGATCTCTCAAAAACACTTGTTTCAAAGTATAACTTGTAGTCGAAGCATATCAGAAAATATGCTCAATTAACTTATACCCAGACACCAATTTTAATTTTTGGACAGGGTTTACTTGCTAGTACACATGTGATTTTCTTAAGAACTGATGACATTCATTACTACAAATTATAGTctaaacattgtattgtacatttaatgtCCTTCACTTACATAGATTTTATATGATTTATTGGAGAGGATTACGATTTTTAATTATATATGCCATTTATATGTTTCTGCTTATATTTTGCTGGTTTTAgcatttttcttaacatttttctcaATTCTACGTTTTTCTCACTTCTGCATTTTATTAAGTCTGGGCCACGTGAAAACATAGACTAAGGGTTTCAATTTCTATTAAAGTATGAAGTGCCTTTTTATTTTCTTATGCATTTTTGTATTCTCAATTTCTGCTTCATATTAAATGAGGACTTATTGGAGACATTTGCAACAGAGTAAAGGATCCCACTCTGAACGTTAAACAAGAAAAGCACATATCAAAGTTATATTTTCGTCTTGAATTGTGCTGATAAAATTTACAATCCAACTCTGATTCCTAGCATCTGTCCTGTGATGCAGGGTCTGCTGTTTTCATTATTCAATTACTTTAAGGGAGAGAAGTCTTGTGTACCCTCTGCCTGTGAATAGTGTAAACTTAATTCtatgtgttatcgtattttaaatatttgtacattttattttatgaGATGGAAATTGGGAATGAGTCCTGCATTTGTCTAAATGAGTGAGTGTGAAAAactacctaaaaaccacattcagactgGTTAGTGTACAAGACCAACAGTCTTTCACCTGCAGTGTGAATTTGATTGGGATATGGCTCCCTTTCTGATCTCACAAGGTAGCTACTGTGCATTAAGCTATAGGGGATGGATATCATGATGTGCAATGCAACTTGAAGGTAGCAAGGGCTCTGCTCTCCCTCTAAAAGATATATAAACATGTAGTGACTTTGTAACCGGTGGAGACCGAGAGAGGAGGAAGCAAATATTTATCCTCTCTGCACACAAAAGTGCAGGATGCGTTATAAAAAGGCTTGAACAGGTAAGAGCTAAATGTGTGTCAATGCTTCACCCAGgaagagggtggggggtggggaggtgaAGCACCAAATACAGGACATTAGACTAATTTGCCTGTAATATATTGGGAGTTTGATCATccacacaaaaaatacatatttgAGCAATAATGATGGTTTTAAGAGTTTGACCCAAATGGCCTTCACCTGAACAACTTCTAATATTGTGAAGCAAAACCATGTTGACATGGATACTGCTGAAAGAAACATTGAGAAAAATGTGATATACATGTTTTTGAAATTGGTAATAGAAGTTGCCTGATGCAACAGTTCTGTTCTGTGGGCATTTGATGGATAGATTTTTGCTATAGATTTTAGACACTTTAAGTTTCTGCACATCTGGGATCCTTCCAACACATTCACTGCTACTGCTGTTAAAGTTTGACATACTGTTACGTTTTTTGTGCACGAAAAGCTTAATCATTCTGCGGTGTCCCAAAACAATGGATAAGAACCAACAAATTGAACATACATAGCCAAAGCAACCCTTACAATTTTAAGCCATGTGGACAATTTAATCAAATGTTGCTTAATTTTAAATGTAATTGTATTTTTCACTGAATATTCTTCGATGTTGTGTCCTCATAAATTTTGTCTGTTGGTGCATTTGATAAtagtaataaaatataaacatttattaGAAGCTGCCCAACTACTAATATTGATTAAGTGAGATGTGCAATTTTAATTCATTGAAGCTGAAGCTGCACTGAAGTACAGTTTCAATATCTTCTTTCGTTAAAAATCATGGTCAGTATGTTTCGGTGTCTGCCAAGAACGAGAACTACAGTTCTTTGGTAGTTACTTAAATGATGGACATTatacaatttttaattatttaataattttttgcaCTTTGATACCTTAACAAACTATTACTTAGTTCAAGTGAAACATAAATGATTTTCTGTATGCCTAAGAGTTTAAAAAAAAGTTGATTTTCCAGTTCTTCAGTCACAGCTGTAATTTTTTACATGTTTACTGATTACAGGGATCATGCTGGAGGGAATGAATTCATTGCAAAGAAAGTGGCAGGACTGCAAGTTTTAGGAGGTGATGAGCGCGTGGGTGCACTCACCTGGAAGGTCAAGCATGGTGATGAGTTGAATGTGGGTAATCTCCATATTCGCTGTCTGGCTACTCCGTGCCATACTTCTGGACATATATGCTATGTAGTTGGTGCACATGGAGAGCCAGCACCTGCTGTATTTACCGGTGATACTCTTTTCATAGCTGGTTGTGGACGCTTTTTTGAAGGCACACCACAACAGATGTACCATGCCCTTGTGGAAGTACTAGGAACATTGCCTGATGACACAGTATGTGCTTTTTATGCATTTTCCTTACCATATTATCTCCTGAAAAACTGTTGTAATTTTTCTGATACATTAAAATAAGATTTTCGTCAGTACAGACAGCATCAATTTGCGATCAAACATGTGAATATCTGTACTTAAATGTTTTTAGGACTGTACTGTCAATTGCTGAAATATTTAGTGTGATGTTTCACAGTTTAATGGTGTGATAGAGAGACTGTATATGTTTGGGCTTCTAGCCATACTGATAATTCTCTTTTGTTCAAAATTGTATTTTAAGCTCCAGAGAAGCCCAAAAATATACCTTCAGCATTTTG encodes:
- the LOC124774901 gene encoding hydroxyacylglutathione hydrolase, mitochondrial isoform X3, with amino-acid sequence MKVQVLSALQDNYMYLIVDEATKQAAVVDPVDPDKVLQAVQQEGVNLTTVLTTHHHWDHAGGNEFIAKKVAGLQVLGGDERVGALTWKVKHGDELNVGNLHIRCLATPCHTSGHICYVVGAHGEPAPAVFTGDTLFIAGCGRFFEGTPQQMYHALVEVLGTLPDDTRVFCGHEYTVANLKFAGHVEPANQDIKRKMEWAQGKRSKQEPTVPSTIGEEKRINPFMRVHESSVQKHAGLSEAIATMGAIRKEKDSFRA
- the LOC124774901 gene encoding hydroxyacylglutathione hydrolase, mitochondrial isoform X2; its protein translation is MFALKNVIKIGLPALGLSLSAWKSVGFRGTHSITQSELLPNMKVQVLSALQDNYMYLIVDEATKQAAVVDPVDPDKVLQAVQQEGVNLTTVLTTHHHWDHAGGNEFIAKKVAGLQVLGGDERVGALTWKVKHGDELNVGNLHIRCLATPCHTSGHICYVVGAHGEPAPAVFTGDTLFIAGCGRFFEGTPQQMYHALVEVLGTLPDDTRVFCGHEYTVANLKFAGHVEPANQDIKRKMEWAQGKRSKQEPTVPSTIGEEKRINPFMRVHESSVQKHAGLSEAIATMGAIRKEKDSFRA